Proteins found in one bacterium genomic segment:
- a CDS encoding metallopeptidase family protein — protein MNEQLQRLYRSAEAAASEGLVEEVIKRCKSAMDILDLNPDSDSQFQYSDFLMLAGHACFEEGYLEDAQRYYHQAYNTEPGRLEAVVAMGVTLYFLCRFEAARHWLEMASVEDPDVGEIWYYLALLALRRDDKSLANLYFERANELEPERWLKPRFLPIEDIEKMVNEIFEQLPLEIRTAITNVPIILEERPDESFLHSCEPPLDPLLLGFFEGVPIPEQSVFDAPTDTPRILLFAENIAMIAEDVDRLYEELGITLKHEIGHYLGLDEDDLAARGLD, from the coding sequence ATGAACGAGCAACTCCAACGTCTGTACCGAAGTGCCGAAGCGGCCGCCAGCGAGGGCCTTGTCGAAGAGGTCATTAAGCGTTGCAAGTCCGCTATGGATATCCTCGATCTCAACCCGGATTCGGACAGCCAGTTCCAGTACTCCGACTTCCTGATGCTGGCGGGACACGCCTGTTTCGAAGAGGGCTACCTGGAGGACGCGCAGCGCTACTATCATCAGGCCTACAACACCGAACCAGGACGCCTGGAAGCTGTCGTCGCGATGGGAGTCACGCTCTACTTCCTCTGCCGGTTCGAGGCCGCGCGGCACTGGCTCGAAATGGCCAGCGTGGAAGATCCCGACGTAGGAGAGATCTGGTACTACCTCGCATTGCTCGCACTGCGCAGAGACGACAAGTCGTTGGCGAACCTGTATTTCGAACGCGCCAACGAGTTGGAGCCCGAGCGCTGGCTGAAACCACGCTTCCTGCCGATCGAAGACATCGAGAAGATGGTAAACGAGATTTTCGAGCAGCTTCCGTTGGAAATCCGAACTGCTATCACCAATGTTCCGATCATTCTCGAGGAGCGCCCCGACGAGTCCTTCCTGCATAGCTGCGAACCGCCCCTGGACCCGCTCTTGCTCGGGTTCTTTGAAGGTGTGCCGATCCCGGAGCAAAGCGTCTTCGACGCCCCGACCGACACGCCGCGAATCCTGCTGTTCGCCGAAAACATCGCGATGATCGCGGAGGATGTGGATCGGCTCTACGAGGAACTCGGCATTACGCTGAAGCACGAGATCGGGCACTATCTCGGCCTCGACGAGGACGATCTTGCGGCGCGTGGACTCGATTAG
- a CDS encoding HU family DNA-binding protein: protein MAKRVHKPLTKAQLISHLAETCEIPKKSVAMLMEELIGVAYKEAKKEKGFTLPGVGKLVVVKRKARMGRNPATGEAIKIPARKALKFRISKAAKDAVLG from the coding sequence ATGGCGAAGAGAGTTCACAAACCCCTTACCAAGGCCCAGTTGATTTCCCACCTCGCAGAGACCTGCGAAATCCCGAAGAAAAGCGTCGCGATGCTCATGGAAGAGCTGATCGGCGTCGCCTACAAGGAAGCCAAGAAGGAAAAGGGCTTCACCCTGCCCGGCGTTGGCAAGCTGGTCGTCGTGAAGCGCAAAGCTCGCATGGGCCGCAACCCGGCCACAGGCGAAGCCATCAAGATCCCGGCCCGCAAGGCTCTGAAGTTCCGGATTTCCAAGGCTGCCAAGGATGCCGTTCTCGGCTGA
- a CDS encoding PAS domain-containing protein: MEQSSFATKFLSRIQRVDRSQIEAFLAQLVKEKDFHRAILDSLPEGILVTDSEHRIVFINETGRGLLGLGRKKILGEQILRALKVKALQDLASSFLESGEMLDQEEVRLRTPQSRIYALSVSPIHDSNGELTHSVWILDDRTSVHRRAAERHQMESMRSLSTLVSGIAHEIKNPLNSLNIHAQLIGQAADELVGDCIDESYAQRLKRSTGVLLEEINRLTRIVDQFIRAARPAKLELIPTDINDLVESVAELIRPECEARNIELELDLERALTRVKLDPEQVRQALLNIARNAMEAIDKPEGRIEIRTTLQGDHALIEIQDNGCGIPEDQRLAIFEPYHTTKSMGTGLGLMVVFRIISAHRGALGLDSEFGQGTVFRIGLPLDERPVRLIDSENIVPPGQPPAPDSGSEKA, translated from the coding sequence ATGGAACAATCCTCCTTTGCCACGAAATTCCTGTCCAGAATCCAGCGTGTCGATCGGTCTCAGATAGAGGCATTCCTCGCTCAGCTCGTCAAAGAGAAGGACTTCCACCGAGCCATTCTCGACTCTCTGCCGGAGGGAATCCTCGTCACAGACTCAGAGCACCGCATCGTCTTCATCAACGAAACCGGGCGGGGGTTGCTCGGCCTCGGTCGAAAGAAGATCCTCGGCGAGCAGATTCTGAGGGCCCTCAAGGTGAAGGCGCTCCAGGATCTGGCTAGCTCATTCCTGGAGTCCGGTGAGATGCTGGATCAGGAAGAGGTCCGCCTTCGAACGCCCCAGTCCCGTATTTATGCGCTTTCCGTTTCGCCAATCCACGATTCAAATGGGGAACTGACCCACAGCGTCTGGATCCTGGATGATCGTACGTCCGTACACCGTCGTGCTGCGGAGCGGCACCAGATGGAAAGCATGCGTTCGCTGTCCACGCTCGTATCCGGCATCGCCCATGAGATCAAGAATCCGCTGAACAGTCTCAACATTCACGCGCAACTGATCGGCCAGGCCGCCGACGAGCTGGTGGGGGATTGTATCGACGAAAGTTACGCCCAACGGTTGAAGCGGAGCACAGGCGTTCTCCTGGAGGAGATCAATCGCCTGACCCGCATAGTCGACCAGTTCATACGCGCGGCGCGCCCGGCCAAGCTGGAGCTGATTCCGACCGATATCAACGACCTGGTCGAGTCCGTCGCCGAGCTCATCCGTCCCGAGTGCGAGGCGCGCAACATCGAGCTGGAACTCGATCTGGAGCGTGCGCTGACCCGGGTGAAGCTCGACCCCGAGCAGGTTCGCCAGGCCCTCCTGAACATCGCCAGAAATGCCATGGAAGCGATCGACAAGCCTGAGGGGCGGATCGAAATTCGGACGACACTCCAGGGCGACCACGCATTGATCGAAATCCAGGACAACGGCTGCGGCATCCCGGAGGATCAGCGACTGGCGATCTTCGAGCCCTACCACACGACGAAATCGATGGGGACCGGGCTGGGGCTGATGGTTGTCTTCCGGATTATCAGTGCCCACCGAGGGGCGCTTGGGCTCGACAGCGAGTTCGGTCAGGGCACCGTCTTCCGTATCGGTTTGCCGCTCGATGAGCGTCCTGTCCGGCTGATTGACTCGGAGAATATCGTACCTCCCGGGCAGCCTCCCGCGCCCGATTCAGGGAGCGAAAAGGCCTGA